The Rhopalosiphum maidis isolate BTI-1 chromosome 4, ASM367621v3, whole genome shotgun sequence region taaaataggcattaatagtttaatgtaactatgaataatagttagtaattactaataattttatttgataggtATTTGCTAACCCTGAGGATGCAAAGAtgaattcaaaatcaaaagtaaAGTATGATGATCCCGACGTTGAAAGAGTCagaaggtatattattatataatatgttatgtactattttttatatatatttatgtttgaattcaaattatttttcagggCTCATCTCAATGATTTGGAAAATATTCCATTCTTTTTATTTGCATGTTTTGGTTACTTATTAACCAGTCCAAATGTATACATTGCTACTAACTTAATAAGATTATTTGTAGCTAGTAGAATAATTCATACAATAGTTTATGCTGTAATCGTTTTACCACAACCAGCAAGAGGATTATCTTGGTTTGCTGGATACGCAACAACTTTGTATATGGCTGttcaagttattttaaatttagtttaatattactttaggaaaaatataataaagctcaatattttattattagtcttctattgttttaatttgtataatattccatttctttaaaacatagaaaatttaaattatacaattcataaagtaaaacaaaatctttgactgatttattaaatataggtatacctttGTTTTAAGACTAAAAGCTTTGATAACTTAGGTCATtagaatacaaaattttatatagattttgtAATACACAACCTATGCCGTTTATAGTTATGGATGTATctgtaaaaatagattaaagtCACAAAATTCTGAACTTATGGTTTcatacaaatttaagactAATAGAATGAGGTACTTTAGAATAGTATAGCCATAATGAAGTAGAAATGATGTCTCGATTGGTAATTTGAGTCCTTACAAATACGAGTGTATGGTCCATAATTATTGctggttatttttaataatttattttaagatgttTTTATTCCTTCTAATTTGTAGTGGTTTCTCCTGAAATGCTTAGAAACCAAGGCTTTTTAGCCATTTAGGGTCATTTATTCCATATAGCCAAAAccctaaaaatatcaaaagccataacccatatattatataatctgatTAAtacttatgatataaaaatctgATTACTGAAACAAAATCCTGGTTTTAACCCATAActcgtgtaaaaaaaaatatttgtaacagTTGAAACCcctattatgtaaaaaaatccaaacaaATGTGTTATGGCTATTatggcattatattatacatgtatagatgtatagtacttattactcatatagtcatattgttataggtacaaaaataaaataatagctgGTATAGGTGTATCGTATatgctgtataataaattatataaaatacaactagGTCTAACCTTGTTAGACATTGTTATACCTACTaccatacataaataatatttataatcaatgctaCTACATTACTAGGTACATATTCTAATTAAGATATTCTTAATGATTTcacattatgattaaaatagttttaagtacAATGAAAAAGTaatcaatgttttaataaagataattttttttaatgtacttaaATGTACTTATAGGTAATTTTAGTATCAagtttgaaaaagaaaatttttaattaaattaaaaaaaaagtttaaacaattttttttacaaattttgtaaGAATTATTGTAGTGGTGTTGACTTTAAATTGTCACGGAATATGAAGAGATGTTTTGTGCTGACCGTGCTGATattgacaataaataaacacaattattttaaaataagagtcGAAACCAAGCGCCCATCCAGAATATATTACCCGGTGGGGGGAGGCGATTACCATATGTGCGTATCATGTTTTATCGGTTGCCGAAAACAGAGACGCTAGAATTCACCTAACCTAAGTGGCAGAGTCTACAGGGGTGGGGCTATCGCCCCTTGACCAACCTTGGATCCGCGCCTACTAGGAACTGTTCTAATGTATAATTCATCGACAAATGACtagtatattatctataatcaattgtttttgtaaGCGAACGTGTGATGTACCGATAaccaatatttacataattatactattataatactttaaagacTTCAGTCATCGACACGACTGGAATATTGAGTGAAATACTGGATTTTGTATATGTTCGTTATGCTTTTACAGTTTCAGGTACCTTTACGACATTAAGTAgatattgtgttttaaaatattatcccaTATTGTTACCAATATCAGTTataaccatttttattattaattcgtgTCATATTTcgtataagattataattcaaaagatgaaaatgaaacatttGCAGAAAATAATTGACGAAGTTATAGAAATTGATTACATGGAAGTGTGGATATTTGGTTTATTTCTAATGGTCTTGTAATCATTTCAACAAAACTGAACGTcggtttttcattatataaaaaaataggacAAAATTATCGACAAACGCTGAAACgcttttagtaaattatagaaataggGGTTCAAAATGGTGCATGATTTACAGATACTATCAATATGGACATGGGCGACGCGAAGGGGGTGCAAGTGCATACCCCTggctttacaaaaaattaaattaaattaaaaaaatctaatggtattgaaactattttattttgcataattatctacattatttttattaattattattattatattacataattgtctatttataatattatttatatgatgtattataatacttattttttaaataataattgtaaacgcctaggttttttttcaaattcttcaattaaattttcagtGAATTTAATATCCTCTTCTAGTCTCTTTTTATGTACACTCATCATACACAATTCGGACAATCGGTTATCATTAGGGCTCGGGACTTAAagcatttgtttatttttattgattgacTTAAAATGTAGCAGAGTGCTATGGAAATGAATGTCATGTTAAAACacgttcaattataaaatttgaaagtgattttttttttttgcttttttcaaCGATTTTCTATCATATATTGTCAATGTATAGGACATTAGGACATGTCAGTTGTCACgtgtatattcaatatataaatcgGTTACTTTTATCGCATACGAGTTGTCGTGTAGGACAGTGGCGGATCCAGAGGGGGGCGATTGCCCCCCCCCCCGTTCTCtccaaaatatagtttaagtctctgattttagtttttgacgtaattatacttcaagagtaacaaaattaaagtgatatatttttttatttctattatctactgtaaaaaatattttttttttattctgtttgAGACTGTGGAAAGTAACATCCctatgtatgtacctaaataaatactttatcaaaattaatgtgtgCCCTTAAAAAATTGCCCCCCCCTGTTATCTTGGTCTGGATCCGCCCCTGGTGTAGGATAAAGGctactattatcattatcggGTTTTCTTATAATAGCCACTAGCCAGCGTTACATTGTAgccgttgaaaaaaaaactagaataaCTTTGTATTGtcatacaatttgaaaaaatatttttacgtatttaactattattattattattattattgcgtatgTCGTATATAagcattatttagaaattagcgTATACCTACTTGGACGATGCACCCCTCTGATAAAATTCATGGCGGCGCCTATGAATATGGACATAATATTTCACTGCATTTTGCTTTAAAACACAGGCATTTTAATCAAAGCATAAAGTACTCTTAAAAACAAAGATTTATTCACCAAACTGTGAATCAtactgaaaatattgtatcaagAATCAAAACTCAAGAccaaacaatacaaaataaccaACAAGACAACAACTAAAAGAAGAATGGTGTATATCATGTATTCATGTCATCATTGTCATCGGGtcatccaaaaaaaaaattaaatatttgatgagtCTTTTTAAAACGCGCGATAAAATGACAGCTATAATATAAGatcatgaattttaattatattatatcgtttccCGTTCTGTTTAAAAAGAgtaggtttatttttaataactataataggtatcataaaacattttttttttaattaaacaaacctctttttagaattaattaagcaaaaaacaaaattttctaggtcaaaaaccaacaaaaattttaaatgttaaatgttaaatttctatattatattattatgtagcttGCAGAAAAGAGTAATGATGTAcaggaaaatgtttttataaacaatttgtgGTGGTGAGTTGAAAGAAGTTCTGAAAAATAGTCGAACATGTGATTAAGAaggtaatattttgaaaacaatttataatcgaTGTACAAAAAAAGGGTGCAAACATTTCACTCCATAcgcaaaaacaatataaaatattatatttataatacaacatttacGGTAGATAGGCGGATAGCATACTAAACCATCAAACGTGCTGTAGATAGCATGTTGTATGAGTACCcaccaaaaaacaaaatcaattgtgtcaaaaactggttttgtgtaaaaaaaccccatttttttcttattttatttttaaaaatatatactaattatgtgtaaattacttatgaaatgtaataaaagaactttctttttttgtacgatttgtcatttttgaaattctattatattatatttttatagtttacagataatgttacaaaattatttagttctttttaattaaaaggtTTATTCAAATGacgaaatttacaataaattattccatttttaatttaattatcaaagatttaaaaacatcatGGATACAATATCCCATCAAAGTTGTTCTTACagctatttaaaaacaaatatttactaatttacttcgaaaaatattatacatttatagtacttgcttttatggacattttggataatatttacactgcaggaaaatcaaaaatattaaataatacatattatcatattaggTATTTTCAATTACTTTTCATTTGCTTTTAGTGAGGCAACTGGGGCTTATAGCGGTAGACCAGGCCCACCGATTTCTGCAAATGTCATATTATGCAAATAGTAGGTACAGatcgttaatttaaaataaagagaggaaaaaaatctttttttatctatGACGATATATGAAAATACCGGGAGGCGGCGTGATCACGGCTATAGATACTATCTTTAGCCGTGGGCGTGATTACAGAATACGGACGTTTGGTCGTGTTATCATTTTGAACTTTGGCTGCACACTGTTTTGTGATAAGCGTTTCAAAATCGTACAAATCGCAATGAAATTAGAACATTATTGATAGCATTGCCGCATTGGAATTCGTCGTATTTTGCATCGATTTAGCACTCGTTGTTTGAGAGTTAGTAGTAAGTAGTTACTTACGAGTTACGGTGGAGCGGTGAACGAATAAATTATCGCTCTGTGCCGCGCACACGGAATCCGGTATTACCGTTGCAACATTCGTTGCCGTCGATAACATTCCAACGCGCACATAAAACAGCGAGACACGTCGACGCAAGACGTCGCAGTTGATACGCGGCATTCGCGTTAAAATTCATAGTTAGCGAAGTCAAGTCTACGTCTCCGTTCAGTTAGGTATGAGTGAACAAGTGGAAAATAAGCCCGTGAGGGTTTGGTGCGATGGATGGTGAGTATACTTTGGTCGTGTCTCTTATTTGTAGAAGTGatcatattaatgttattaatgattttgtttCCGGTTTTTCGTTCGTCACACAGTTTCGACATGGTGCACTTTGGTCATGCAAACTCATTGCGACAAGCCAAAGCGTTGGGACATTATCTGGTCGTAGGCATACACACCGATGATGAAATAGCTAAGCATAAAGGTCCGCCTGTTTTCACAGAACAAGAGAGGTAGTTAATCATTAATCGATCATGTatctattatgttatgtaattGCTTTTTAGCTCAAATCAACCACCACCTCCAccattaagattttttttgatatgccTTGTGATACTTTTAGATTTAAGTCaagtaaattaatgaaaaattattattttatgtaataatcagTTGTAAACTAGCATTttctttatcataatttttcaaataatttaatatgcatttatcatctaattcttattattattattttaattttatattatgttatttattattcttttgttATTATGTGTTAAGTAAATTACGTATTCCTTCCACTTTTCTAACTGTAAAAAGAGTTAATCCCaaataataccataaataaataaattaataaatacatttgtaaaagTGATAACTGCCAATTAAGTAGgttgtattgatttaaaaattgcattgCCTAAAATTTCACTTTgtcaagttattatatatttttattagtttcatATGTTTGTATTAGGTACAAaatgtgcataataataaattataattttttcattcaatttttttgggtAGTTAACATGATTTTTTATACCATAGCATGAGTCATCACTGATAGTTTTTATATCTAGTGTAATTACTAAATACcaagatattttaatgattattagaaacttaatttgtttttaaccatttgatatttttgtttgaataaaCAATGATTAAGTATAGAAAACTGTAATGtcataaaattagtaatagtaGAATTAGTAAAAGTATCTAGAATCAAGAAGGTGTAGaattgttatatacatttcagtccttaatatattaaattcattaaagaaatttattcaatacatactaattataattagaatttttagcaGATTGTTTTATCAGAAATGTAtaacaagtatttataatttggacTAAAACCTCAATTAgcctataaaagtataaatattaaaaatgtcttatttatcataaaaaaatcaatcatatacttagtttacaataaaaataaatctttttctTTATCACCTGtataaaacattgaattaaattaaattattatatttatttcaattataatttataaatgtagattgcaataaattatataagttatttgatttttttattaatcattattagatTGGGTTggatttaacattaattattctaaaaagcATGAGCATaactaatgtattaaaaaaataataatgaatattttatgtctaaaaaataacaatgaaattaaaatagatattgcATACCATGATAGAgaaggtattattttaattagataccattatgtgttttaattgataaaatattataaatattgccttaaaattaatattttataatgttatatatctttcaaaataaattattcatgtattgttaaattattttcaggtCTAAAATGGTGAAAGCGATTAAATGGGTTGATGAGGTAGTAGAAGGTGCTCCTTATGTTACAAATCTTGAAACTTTGGATCAACATAATTGTGATTTTTGTGTTCACggaggtaaatattttattttattctaaatacgtaatgttttatttatttatgtatgtgtttTGTAGATGATATTACAGTTACAGCAGATGGAGTTGACACATATCATCTTGTTAAAAAAGCGAATAGATACAAGTATgccaaataaatagtatttatttacgaTATGTGATTgtgatatagatataatttgatgattgaatactataattattattaaataaatttacttttctaGAGAAGTAAAACGAACTGAAGGAATTTCAACTACAGATGTAGTTAGCCGTATGTTGTTAATGACAAGACAACATTTCTACAAAGGTGATAAAGAATATGAAGTGGAAAAAGAGCATTCTTCAGTAATGGGTCAGGATAAAGCTGCCAGAAGTCCATGGACTGGTTGTTCACAATTTTTACctactacaaaaaaaattattcaattcagTGAAGGCATAGAACCTAAggtaatagaaatttataattaaaatttatgtacCAAGAGCAAGAAGTACTAATTTAccattgttatacatttcagCCTACTGATAAAGTAGTATACGTTGCTGGTGCTTTTGACATATTTCATGTTGGTCACttagattttttagaaaaagccCATCAGCATGGTAATTTTCTTATTGTTGGCTTGCACACTGATCCAGTGGTTAACCAATACAAAGGCTTGAATTACCCAATTATGAATTTACATGAACGAGTCTTGAGTGTTCTAGCCTGCAAAGTAATATTTCTACTCAGcgatttattaaaacagtctatcattttactattaatttttcagtatGTATCTGAAGTTGTTATTGGAGCACCGTACAGTGTAACAGCAGatttaatgaaacattttcATGTTGATGTTGTGTGCCATGGGAAAACACCTGTGAAAATGGATGTTAACGGTGAAGACCCATATGCGCTTCCTAAATTGATGAATAAATTTGTGATAGTTGATTCAGAAAATAACATGACAACAGAAAAAATTGTTGagcgcattattattaataggtaaaaaaaataatattcaatagtattacaatatttttatagtttcaagtgtaaaacaaaatattaaaatattaaatgctaaagttttatagtattagcatattttatattataagataaagatacttcataattattaaagttttcttTCATTGTCTGTATAGAGGTGATATTTGTGGTATGCTAAAAGTTCTAATTATCTTCGTCTTTAGTAAAgtacaataacattaataacatatgggatttttaatttttgtatgctGTAATTGTTGAAAGTTGTACTCAGAATAAGttttttgattgaaaaatgAGAAACTATGTTAACCTGTCATTGGTATCGCTATGCAACGTCCTGCCATTGATATCAAGCTGCGCTCACctcgttattttttcatcattatttattatgtaacaaacataagatattgaaattaacaccaaattctttatattttaattgtttacaagAAATGTTCTtatgatttttcttaattataaatattttaccctaaaaaaatttaaaaattactcagTGAGCACAACACACATATTATGGATAATGCTAACATTGCTAACATTGCATGCCGATATCTAatcaagaaatatttataaaattattatatttacaaaagtatatttagATACATGTCAATtaaaggtataaataatatctaatgaatcaagtaaataataaatgagtgATTCTCAAAATTCTAATGAAGTGAGTTCGATGTTCACCACAATAacaagattttattttgtgtttctatgttttaatttttttaaaagcataAAAAATGAGTTTGGTTGGAAACTGTtcagttttattattctagggttcataataatttttggttttgtttGGTatgtgtttttgaaatataaggtgattcttgtaaaaataaacattaatgtaattatgtagtttaaatgttattgtaagtatatattataatattataatatatataatttaaattttttaaatttaaagtaattataaaatttttatatttttttttattgttattatatcatttttaaaatttttactttttgaatgatagtaaatatttttaatttcatattttgatacaaatatttatctgaaaattttaatgataataaaaaaaaaaatcaaattttaaatgattagttGAAGTATTTGAGTAGTGCAGAGTGGCATAAGGAACccatcaaaatgtttattcactacttctcattttaaatttaaatacttataataataactatgaaaATCGTCATGAATTGaaatttgtaaacaatattctGCTACAGAATATGAAATCTAAAAtgcatattgtaatttaaaaacgtttagacttaaatgaaattagttaacctttaaaaaaatcaccttgtatgatataattaatgtttaaatgtttttaagaataatattttgttgacaaaaaacattgttaaaaatgtgaaattcttttaatatataacccattttttaaattttttatatttatgtaataagatattaaaCCATGTTatagcataaaaaaattaaaaaccacatTTCTTTGTATGTTGGGTATGTCAGCTTAAAGAATTATAGAGTTATAAAAGTTactacataaaatttaaatttgataaaacacTTATGctaaattgtattactgtacaatattaaatcagttatattttaaatattaaatatattatacttaaactgaaacaaaattagcaaacttgataatataaatataaaaaaaaaattatgggcataatatttttttgagggTTTATAGCACTGACCTGGTggcaaaaagtataatttctattattttagggacaaaaatcatattttgccCTGGGGCGCTCTTATGTATGTGTATCTATGCCACTGGAGctgtcattttatttaattaagttaaacaGTTATTTACTACAAACTTTAGTCTTGAAAaaagctttatttttaatttttacaatcaaattgtaaaatcatacatgaaaagtaaaataaaataatattatattttttttttagcaagaGTAAGATAAGTGTTAATTATACCTCATAAATCAAGGGTATGATAATGTCTTAATActatcttataattaatttgttaatttatgtaGCCTGTTTTATACTtcaagaataaatttaaaaaaaataaatttttaatatgttaaattaatgagtatcaataattattttatgtacagttTTAAGTcagtgtattaaattataattatttataaaatgttattttataaattagagtacctaataagattaatattttttttttatattgaagacATTGTAGAATATGACttgtatgtgtaatattatgtttgttttaaaattatatactttaatatttaggtagtatacaattattttttcattgatctaatatttttttaatgttatagacTTGAGTTTGAAGCTAGgaacataaaaaaagaagCTAAGGAATTAGCAGTCATTAAACAAATGGAAGACcagttagaaaaaataaaagtggAATCATGCTAGTATTgtgtaagttaatttttaattgattgtaaaatatgctgATAATAATTCTTGTAATCGATCATTCatccaaataattttaataatgtgttaCCAATCAATACATTGATCAATTTCTTCTTTGTATATCTGTATTTgttgtttgatttttatttatttatttatttattattattattattattattattattggttaattatacaatactacaatacctttaaattaatggtttattttaaaagttatttaagtacataagaactgttaattattttctatctgAACCTACCCTATACTTTGACTACATccacagaataaattaaatttattctgtgTTACatcaattattaggtattatataggtgGTGATGGACATATAGGGTATTTGGTTtggttagttatatttatttttattaattttgctaaacatttattgtgaaatgtagtgccaaaaataataaaaataagcatattgtcaaaaattaa contains the following coding sequences:
- the LOC113556870 gene encoding microsomal glutathione S-transferase 1-like, producing the protein MAISLEIDEGLFRTYVFYTAVLVLKVLAMAPLTAKQRFAKMVFANPEDAKMNSKSKVKYDDPDVERVRRAHLNDLENIPFFLFACFGYLLTSPNVYIATNLIRLFVASRIIHTIVYAVIVLPQPARGLSWFAGYATTLYMAVQVILNLV
- the LOC113560532 gene encoding ethanolamine-phosphate cytidylyltransferase, with the translated sequence MSEQVENKPVRVWCDGCFDMVHFGHANSLRQAKALGHYLVVGIHTDDEIAKHKGPPVFTEQERSKMVKAIKWVDEVVEGAPYVTNLETLDQHNCDFCVHGDDITVTADGVDTYHLVKKANRYKEVKRTEGISTTDVVSRMLLMTRQHFYKGDKEYEVEKEHSSVMGQDKAARSPWTGCSQFLPTTKKIIQFSEGIEPKPTDKVVYVAGAFDIFHVGHLDFLEKAHQHGNFLIVGLHTDPVVNQYKGLNYPIMNLHERVLSVLACKYVSEVVIGAPYSVTADLMKHFHVDVVCHGKTPVKMDVNGEDPYALPKLMNKFVIVDSENNMTTEKIVERIIINRLEFEARNIKKEAKELAVIKQMEDQLEKIKVESC